A genome region from Nocardia sp. NBC_00565 includes the following:
- a CDS encoding FAD-binding oxidoreductase has protein sequence MSLLGKAGHASAAHESGFAAHRAGVDRLLASYRAIPGDANVRLAKKTSNLFRARAESTAPGLDVSGLAEVITVDAEAKTADVAGMTTYEDLVAATLPYGLAPLVVPQLKTITLGGAVTGLGIESTSFRNGLPHESVLEMDVLTGAGEIITATPDGENADLFHGFPNSYGTLGYSVRLKIELETVQPYVALRHVRFHDLRELESTLARIVTDKTYDGERVDYLDGVVFTAEESYLTLGRQTDEPGPVSDYTGMDIYYRSIQHDSAQPKRDRLTIHDYLWRWDTDWFWCSRAFGTQNPKIRRFWPKRYRRSSFYWKLIALDHKYHIGDKLEARQGNQPRERVVQDIEVPVERTADFVEWFLREIPIEPIWLCPLRLRESDTETNGRPWPLYPLEPNRTYVNVGFWSAVPTAAGQQDGKANRAIEQTVTEFDGHKSLYSDSYYGKDEFAALYGGEIYTELKKRYDPDQRLLDLYSKAVQRK, from the coding sequence GTGAGTCTGTTGGGGAAGGCCGGACACGCATCGGCCGCACACGAATCAGGGTTCGCCGCGCATCGAGCCGGGGTGGACCGGCTGTTGGCGAGTTACCGCGCGATACCCGGGGACGCCAACGTCCGGCTGGCCAAGAAGACCTCGAATCTGTTCCGGGCCAGGGCCGAGAGCACCGCCCCCGGCTTGGACGTTTCCGGTCTGGCCGAGGTCATCACCGTAGACGCCGAAGCCAAGACCGCGGACGTGGCCGGGATGACCACCTACGAGGATCTGGTCGCCGCCACCCTGCCCTACGGACTGGCCCCGCTGGTGGTGCCGCAGCTCAAGACGATCACCCTCGGCGGCGCGGTCACCGGCCTCGGCATCGAGTCGACCTCGTTCCGCAACGGCCTGCCGCACGAATCGGTCCTGGAGATGGATGTGCTGACCGGCGCGGGTGAGATCATCACCGCGACACCGGATGGCGAGAACGCGGATCTGTTCCACGGCTTCCCGAACTCCTACGGCACCCTCGGCTACTCGGTCCGCCTGAAGATCGAACTCGAGACCGTGCAGCCCTACGTCGCGCTGCGTCACGTCCGGTTCCATGACCTGCGTGAGTTGGAGTCGACGCTCGCGCGGATCGTCACGGACAAGACCTACGACGGTGAGCGCGTCGACTACCTCGACGGCGTGGTCTTCACTGCCGAGGAGAGCTACCTGACGCTGGGCCGCCAGACCGACGAGCCGGGCCCGGTCAGCGACTACACCGGCATGGACATCTACTACCGGTCCATCCAGCACGACTCCGCGCAACCCAAGCGTGATCGGCTGACCATCCACGACTACCTCTGGCGCTGGGACACCGACTGGTTCTGGTGCTCGCGCGCCTTCGGCACCCAGAACCCGAAGATCCGCCGATTCTGGCCGAAGCGCTACCGCCGCAGCAGCTTCTACTGGAAACTCATCGCACTGGATCACAAGTACCACATCGGCGACAAGCTGGAGGCTCGCCAGGGCAACCAGCCGCGCGAGCGGGTGGTGCAGGACATCGAGGTGCCGGTCGAGCGGACCGCGGACTTCGTCGAATGGTTCCTGCGCGAGATTCCGATCGAGCCGATCTGGTTGTGCCCGCTGCGGCTGCGTGAGTCGGATACCGAAACCAATGGACGCCCGTGGCCGCTGTACCCGCTGGAGCCGAATCGGACCTACGTCAACGTCGGATTCTGGTCCGCCGTCCCCACTGCCGCAGGTCAGCAGGATGGCAAGGCCAACCGCGCGATCGAGCAGACGGTGACCGAGTTCGACGGCCATAAGTCTCTGTACTCGGATTCGTATTACGGCAAAGATGAATTCGCCGCCCTTTACGGCGGCGAGATCTACACCGAATTGAAGAAGCGCTACGACCCGGACCAGCGATTGCTGGATTTGTATTCGAAGGCGGTGCAACGCAAATGA
- a CDS encoding SRPBCC family protein — translation MGQVSASSSIAVTADPQRALEAIADYETVRPRILSAHYRDYKVIEGGKGAGTVAEWTLQATEKRSRNVHAVVSVSDSIVTERDSNSTLVNTWTVTPDGAGSQVTLRTSWQGAGGVAGIFEGIFAPLGLKKIQAEVLANLQRELS, via the coding sequence GTGGGACAGGTCAGCGCCAGCAGTTCGATCGCCGTCACGGCGGATCCGCAGCGCGCACTGGAGGCCATCGCGGATTACGAGACGGTGCGTCCGCGCATCCTCTCCGCGCACTACCGCGACTACAAGGTGATCGAGGGCGGCAAGGGTGCGGGCACGGTCGCCGAATGGACCCTGCAGGCCACCGAGAAGCGTTCCCGCAATGTGCATGCGGTCGTCTCGGTATCGGATTCCATCGTGACCGAACGTGATTCGAATTCGACGCTGGTGAACACCTGGACGGTGACGCCGGACGGTGCGGGTTCGCAGGTCACGCTGCGCACCTCGTGGCAGGGCGCGGGCGGTGTCGCCGGCATCTTCGAGGGGATCTTCGCACCGTTGGGGCTGAAGAAGATTCAGGCCGAGGTGCTGGCGAATCTGCAGCGCGAACTGTCCTGA
- a CDS encoding VOC family protein: MTLTLEHVVFDCDDAGRLAGFWSELLERPLDADASPEFASVGMGAGLAPALMFIQVPDKTPGKNVIHLDFKADDARASIDRAIGLGAKRIGDFDEYGAQWTTLADPEGNLFDIAAG; the protein is encoded by the coding sequence ATGACACTCACCCTCGAACATGTCGTGTTCGACTGCGACGACGCCGGGAGGCTCGCCGGCTTCTGGTCGGAGCTGCTGGAGCGGCCGCTCGATGCCGACGCGAGTCCGGAGTTCGCCTCGGTCGGGATGGGCGCCGGGCTCGCACCGGCGCTGATGTTCATCCAGGTGCCGGACAAGACTCCCGGCAAGAACGTGATCCACCTGGACTTCAAGGCGGACGACGCGCGCGCATCGATCGATCGCGCGATCGGGTTGGGCGCCAAGCGCATCGGCGACTTCGACGAGTACGGCGCACAGTGGACGACGCTGGCCGATCCGGAGGGCAACCTCTTCGATATCGCCGCCGGCTGA